In Pseudomonas sp. ADAK18, a single window of DNA contains:
- a CDS encoding microcin C ABC transporter permease YejB — translation MWHYTSRRLLLIIPTLLCILVVNFLIVQAAPGGPVDQAIARLQGFSGASVGGGGGEMSAANAGASRSSRGLDPALIEEITKHYGFDKPMHERLWLMLKNYAQLDFGSSFFRGSKVTDLILQKLPVTISLGLWATLITYLVSIPLGIRKAIHNGSTFDMWTSTAIIIGYAMPAFLFAILLIVVLAGGSYVSWFPIQGLISDDFASLGFFGKIGDYLWHMVLPVSALVIGGFATLTILTKNSFLNEISRQYVVTARAKGLTEQRVLYGHVLRNAMLLVVAGIPQTLIEVFFAGSLLIETIFNLDGIGRMSYEAAVSRDYPVVFGTLFLFTLFGLLIKLIGDLCYTLLDPRIDFSARTA, via the coding sequence ATGTGGCATTACACCAGTCGACGTTTACTCCTGATTATCCCCACCCTGCTGTGCATCCTGGTGGTGAACTTCCTGATCGTGCAGGCCGCCCCCGGTGGCCCGGTGGATCAGGCCATTGCACGCTTGCAGGGTTTCAGCGGGGCGTCCGTGGGGGGGGGCGGCGGTGAAATGTCCGCCGCCAACGCTGGCGCCAGCCGCAGCAGTCGCGGCCTGGACCCGGCGCTGATCGAAGAGATCACCAAGCATTACGGCTTCGACAAACCCATGCATGAGCGCTTGTGGCTGATGCTCAAGAACTATGCGCAGCTGGATTTCGGCAGCAGTTTCTTTCGCGGCTCCAAGGTCACCGACCTGATCCTGCAAAAGCTGCCGGTGACGATTTCCCTGGGGTTGTGGGCCACCCTGATCACCTACCTGGTGTCGATCCCGCTGGGCATTCGCAAGGCGATCCACAACGGCAGCACCTTCGATATGTGGACCAGCACCGCCATCATCATCGGCTATGCCATGCCGGCGTTTCTGTTTGCCATTTTGCTGATTGTGGTACTCGCCGGTGGCAGTTATGTGAGTTGGTTCCCGATCCAGGGGCTGATCTCGGATGACTTCGCCAGCCTGGGCTTTTTCGGCAAGATCGGCGACTACCTGTGGCACATGGTGCTACCGGTCAGCGCCCTGGTGATCGGCGGTTTTGCCACCCTGACCATTCTCACTAAAAACAGCTTCCTCAACGAAATAAGCCGCCAGTACGTAGTGACGGCGCGGGCCAAAGGCCTCACCGAACAGCGGGTGTTGTACGGCCATGTGCTACGCAACGCGATGTTGCTGGTGGTGGCCGGGATTCCCCAGACGCTGATCGAGGTGTTCTTTGCCGGCTCCCTGCTGATCGAGACCATCTTCAACCTCGACGGCATCGGGCGCATGAGCTACGAAGCGGCGGTGTCGCGGGACTACCCGGTGGTGTTCGGCACGCTGTTTCTATTCACCCTGTTCGGCCTGCTGATCAAGCTGATCGGCGACCTCTGCTACACCCTGCTCGACCCCCGTATCGACTTCTCGGCGAGGACTGCCTGA
- a CDS encoding ABC transporter permease yields MFTLSPLGRRRLAHFRANRRGWWSLWLFVGLFVLCLGGELIANDKPLAIHYKDHWYFPIVAEYTETDFSGELPFEPDYSSDYVRQLITGQGGWMLFAPIPFSYDTINYDLAEPAPSPPTSQNWLGTDEQARDVLARVIFGARISILFALILTAFSALVGITAGALQGFYGGLVDLIGQRVQEVWAGLPVLYLLIILSGFVAPSFWWLLGIMALFSWLALVDVVRAEFLRGRSLEYVKAARALGLTNGALMRRHILPNAMTSTLTYLPFILTGAISTLTALDFLGFGMPPGTASLGELIGQAKRNLQAPWLGLTAFCALALILSLLVFIGEACRDAFDPRS; encoded by the coding sequence ATGTTTACCCTGTCTCCCCTGGGCCGTCGACGCCTTGCCCACTTCCGGGCCAACCGCCGTGGCTGGTGGTCGTTGTGGTTGTTTGTCGGCCTGTTCGTGCTGTGCCTGGGCGGTGAACTGATCGCCAATGACAAGCCCCTGGCGATTCACTACAAAGACCATTGGTACTTTCCGATAGTAGCCGAATACACCGAGACCGACTTTAGCGGCGAACTGCCCTTTGAACCCGACTACAGCAGCGACTACGTGCGCCAACTGATCACCGGCCAAGGCGGCTGGATGCTCTTTGCGCCCATCCCGTTCAGCTACGACACGATCAACTACGACCTGGCTGAACCTGCGCCCAGCCCACCTACCTCCCAGAACTGGCTGGGCACTGACGAGCAAGCACGGGACGTGTTGGCACGGGTGATTTTCGGCGCACGGATTTCGATCCTGTTTGCCTTGATCCTCACCGCCTTCAGCGCCCTGGTGGGGATTACCGCCGGGGCCTTGCAGGGCTTTTACGGCGGGCTGGTGGACCTGATCGGCCAGCGCGTGCAAGAGGTGTGGGCCGGGCTGCCGGTGCTGTACCTGTTGATCATTCTGTCGGGGTTTGTAGCGCCGAGTTTCTGGTGGTTGCTGGGCATCATGGCGCTGTTCAGCTGGCTGGCGCTGGTGGACGTGGTGCGTGCCGAGTTCCTGCGCGGGCGCAGCCTGGAATACGTCAAGGCCGCAAGGGCACTGGGCCTCACCAACGGCGCCCTGATGCGCCGGCACATCCTGCCCAACGCCATGACCTCGACCCTGACGTACCTGCCCTTCATCTTGACCGGAGCGATTTCCACCCTCACCGCCCTGGACTTCCTCGGCTTCGGCATGCCACCGGGCACCGCCTCGCTGGGCGAGTTGATCGGCCAGGCCAAGCGCAACCTACAAGCACCGTGGCTGGGCCTGACGGCGTTCTGCGCCCTGGCGTTGATTTTGTCGTTGCTGGTGTTTATCGGCGAAGCCTGCCGTGATGCTTTTGATCCCCGGAGTTGA